Proteins encoded within one genomic window of Humulus lupulus chromosome 1, drHumLupu1.1, whole genome shotgun sequence:
- the LOC133832485 gene encoding uncharacterized protein LOC133832485, whose protein sequence is MFAWQISSNWIPTKCNLTKHGLLTDEVCPICDSQLETTHHALWGCSSLADCRNLSDISLGDPLAVCHDFYDFIHQFLDPLPIASLELILRVDKPLDNSLTLGNSPSTLMGSFRSAWVLPTRGIVKINVDAALDAPNGRCGLGMVARDSTGDVIVSAVWHIMGTVTPEIAEALALKYAANQCRLLGFQYVWFESDCLNVVLKFNNQVPLASSLGLVLADFRLSFSLC, encoded by the exons ATGTTCGCTTGGCAGATCTCTTCTAATTGGATTCCTACCAAATGCAACCTCACTAAGCACGGTTTATTGACAGACGAGGTATGTCCTATTTGTGATTCTCAGTTAGAAACTACCCATCATGCCTTATGGGGTTGCTCTTCCCTTGCTGACTGTCGTAATCTTAGTGATATCTCTTTGGGGGATCCTCTTGCTGTTTGTCACGATTTCTATGATTTTATTCATCAGTTTCTGGACCCTTTGCCAATTGCTTCCTTAGAGCTGATTTTG AGAGTAGATAAGCCTCTTGATAATTCTCTCACGTTGGGGAACTCGCCATCCACGCTCATGGGCTCTTTTAGGTCGGCATGGGTGCTGCCTACTAGGGGGATTGTTAAGATCAATGTCGATGCTGCTCTTGATGCCCCTAATGGAAGATGTGGGTTAGGTATGGTGGCTCGTGACTCCACCGGTGATGTTATAGTTTCTGCTGTTTGGCACATTATGGGTACTGTCACTCCTGAAATAGCGGAAGCTTTAGCTTTAAAATATGCTGCCAACCAATGCCGCTTATTGGGTTTCCAATATGTGTGGTTTGAATCTGATTGTTTGAATGTGGTTTTGAAGTTTAATAACCAGGTTCCTTTGGCTTCTTCTCTGGGGTTAGTCTTAGCAGATTTTAGACTCAGTTTTTCACTCTGCTAG